From a region of the Leucoraja erinacea ecotype New England chromosome 6, Leri_hhj_1, whole genome shotgun sequence genome:
- the LOC129698306 gene encoding protein-lysine methyltransferase METTL21E-like isoform X1 has protein sequence MTLSTYSCCNLFSAPLKLPANIVLLNQTLKLLIFLSFVRKTRGGHLCCRKRACGLDLEILAMNNTEKEAKLEDEDISSEIMRRRFVPNVFKNTMWEIFHFAGCEIKITETTDCYGAYVWPSAMVLCYYLEHSPKEIIDKNVIEIGSGTGLVSIVASVLGSKVTATDLPHLLNNLQYNISQNTKMRSKYLPQVRELQWGIDLDKTFPTGTCHYNYILAADVVYSHPYLNELLMTFDHLCQDDTVILWAMKFRLEKENAFVERFQHIFDTEVIYDLPSLQIKLYKATRKNIGIGKET, from the exons ATGACATTGTCAACTTACAGCTGCTGCAATTTGTTTTCTGCTCCACTGAAGTTGCCAGCAAATATTGTGCTTTTGAATCAAACTCTGAAGCTTCTGATATTTTTAAGTTTTGTGAGGAAGACACGAGGAGGACATCTGTGCTGCAGGAAAAGAGCCTGTGGTTTAG ATTTAGAAATTCTGGCCATGAACAATACAGAAAAAGAAG CAAAGCTTGAAGATGAAGATATATCATCAGAAATCATGAGAAGACGATTTGTGCCAAATGttttcaaaaacacaatgtgggaGATCTTTCACTTTGCTGGATGTGAAATCAAAATCACAGAGACCACCGACTGCTATGGTGCATACGTGTGGCCTTCA GCCATGGTGTTGTGCTATTATCTGGAACACAGCCCAAAGGAGATCATTGataaaaatgtaattgaaataGGATCAGGAACAGGACTGGTGTCAATTGTTGCATCTGTACTCG GCTCCAAAGTAACAGCAACAGATCTACCACATTTACTGAACAACTTGCAATATAATATATCTCAAAATACAAAAATGAGGAGCAAATATCTGCCGCAGGTCAGAGAACTTCAATGGGGAATAGATTTGGACAAAACTTTCCCCACAGGTACTTGTCATTATAATTATATATTGGCAGCTGATGTTGTATACAGTCACCCATACCTGAATGAACTTTTAATGACTTTTGATCATTTATGTCAGGATGATACTGTTATTTTATGGGCAATGAAGTTTAGGCTCGAAAAGGAAAATGCCTTTGTGGAAAGATTTCAGCATATATTTGATACAGAAGTTATATATGATCTGCCAAGTTTACAGATAAAATTGTATAAAGCAACACGAAAAAATATAGGGATTGGAAAGGAAACATGA
- the LOC129698306 gene encoding putative methyltransferase-like protein 21E isoform X2, translating to MRRRFVPNVFKNTMWEIFHFAGCEIKITETTDCYGAYVWPSAMVLCYYLEHSPKEIIDKNVIEIGSGTGLVSIVASVLGSKVTATDLPHLLNNLQYNISQNTKMRSKYLPQVRELQWGIDLDKTFPTGTCHYNYILAADVVYSHPYLNELLMTFDHLCQDDTVILWAMKFRLEKENAFVERFQHIFDTEVIYDLPSLQIKLYKATRKNIGIGKET from the exons ATGAGAAGACGATTTGTGCCAAATGttttcaaaaacacaatgtgggaGATCTTTCACTTTGCTGGATGTGAAATCAAAATCACAGAGACCACCGACTGCTATGGTGCATACGTGTGGCCTTCA GCCATGGTGTTGTGCTATTATCTGGAACACAGCCCAAAGGAGATCATTGataaaaatgtaattgaaataGGATCAGGAACAGGACTGGTGTCAATTGTTGCATCTGTACTCG GCTCCAAAGTAACAGCAACAGATCTACCACATTTACTGAACAACTTGCAATATAATATATCTCAAAATACAAAAATGAGGAGCAAATATCTGCCGCAGGTCAGAGAACTTCAATGGGGAATAGATTTGGACAAAACTTTCCCCACAGGTACTTGTCATTATAATTATATATTGGCAGCTGATGTTGTATACAGTCACCCATACCTGAATGAACTTTTAATGACTTTTGATCATTTATGTCAGGATGATACTGTTATTTTATGGGCAATGAAGTTTAGGCTCGAAAAGGAAAATGCCTTTGTGGAAAGATTTCAGCATATATTTGATACAGAAGTTATATATGATCTGCCAAGTTTACAGATAAAATTGTATAAAGCAACACGAAAAAATATAGGGATTGGAAAGGAAACATGA